A genomic window from Paraburkholderia phytofirmans OLGA172 includes:
- a CDS encoding TetR/AcrR family transcriptional regulator: MNPRRSPVKPLGRRPAVGDFDVREHLLDTATRLFSERGIAATTVAQIASEAGVTSALVHYYFTNREKLLDAVADERLAPAAKFVWRPAVEDAVSDPFALVHEFVARLFDVTDRMPWLPPLWLREIVNEGGLLRERMIQRIPFDNIKRFSSRVSHAQQDGTVNGDLEAMLLFNSILALVMLPLATAKIWQSARGLPVIERDALRRHVTTLLIGGMQPAPHMASVRVHTQTQTQSRAQAQQPKPSSVRRNRKDTGSQS; the protein is encoded by the coding sequence ATGAACCCGAGGCGTTCTCCCGTAAAACCACTCGGCCGCCGCCCGGCCGTCGGGGACTTCGATGTGCGCGAACATCTGCTCGATACCGCGACGCGGCTTTTTTCCGAACGCGGCATCGCGGCCACGACGGTCGCGCAGATCGCGAGCGAAGCGGGCGTCACGTCGGCACTGGTCCATTACTACTTCACGAATCGCGAAAAGCTGCTCGACGCAGTGGCTGACGAGCGGCTCGCCCCTGCGGCGAAATTCGTCTGGCGCCCGGCCGTTGAAGACGCCGTGAGCGATCCCTTCGCACTGGTTCACGAATTCGTCGCGCGCCTGTTTGACGTGACGGACCGCATGCCGTGGTTGCCGCCACTCTGGCTGCGGGAGATCGTCAACGAAGGTGGCCTGCTGCGTGAACGAATGATCCAGCGCATCCCGTTCGACAACATCAAGCGCTTCAGCAGCCGCGTTTCACACGCTCAGCAGGACGGCACAGTCAATGGCGACCTGGAAGCGATGTTGCTATTCAACTCAATTCTGGCGCTCGTGATGCTGCCGCTCGCCACGGCGAAGATCTGGCAAAGCGCGCGTGGCCTGCCCGTCATAGAGCGTGACGCGTTGCGTCGGCATGTGACCACACTGCTGATCGGCGGCATGCAGCCAGCGCCACATATGGCATCGGTGCGAGTGCATACACAAACACAAACACAATCGCGAGCGCAGGCGCAACAGCCGAAGCCTTCATCAGTACGCCGCAACCGCAAAGACACCGGGAGCCAGTCATGA
- a CDS encoding OmpA family protein → MKFQLTLLACALALSGCAGQAARDRLGIEDPTVLKTGIGVAQDAAAGAPTPQWFSTYAPITSGGEALAGLQQQLDKLPGDKNSYFHAKAQCWINAGQEEWRARDQWGFVQEAIGQAAMITIGLQNGTALSAANQELRTVSTVRPDLWKIVNVIKSDPATARCPEAQQPLACAEVELIHAGHYAWRRNFPAAEKALPGIQSELQKSAEAALQCAKPQKAESAAVQTITLRADSAFRFDSGDETGMLPGGKAQLDEVVAGLQQVKGIRQLHINGYTDRLGSDAYNQKLSLQRAQTVREYLRNRGVTLPITAQGHGKANPLAECSQTKRDELVQCLAPNRRVEIDFVRDQG, encoded by the coding sequence ATGAAATTTCAGTTAACGCTGCTGGCATGTGCGCTGGCTTTGTCGGGTTGCGCGGGGCAGGCCGCACGAGACCGACTCGGTATCGAAGACCCGACCGTTCTGAAGACTGGCATCGGCGTGGCACAAGACGCGGCCGCTGGCGCGCCGACGCCTCAATGGTTTAGCACCTATGCGCCAATCACAAGCGGCGGCGAGGCGCTTGCTGGCCTGCAACAGCAGTTGGACAAATTGCCCGGTGACAAGAACAGTTATTTTCACGCAAAGGCTCAGTGCTGGATTAATGCCGGACAGGAGGAGTGGCGCGCCCGTGACCAATGGGGTTTCGTCCAGGAAGCCATCGGTCAGGCGGCGATGATCACGATCGGCCTGCAAAACGGCACGGCGTTGTCCGCTGCTAATCAGGAATTGCGCACGGTGTCGACGGTGCGTCCCGACTTGTGGAAGATCGTCAATGTGATCAAGAGCGATCCAGCCACGGCCCGTTGCCCGGAGGCACAACAGCCGCTCGCCTGTGCTGAGGTAGAACTGATCCATGCAGGACATTACGCATGGAGACGCAATTTCCCTGCCGCTGAGAAAGCGCTGCCCGGCATCCAAAGCGAATTGCAGAAATCGGCGGAAGCGGCGTTGCAATGCGCCAAACCGCAGAAGGCCGAGTCGGCGGCTGTGCAAACGATCACGCTCAGAGCCGATTCGGCATTCCGCTTCGACAGCGGCGACGAAACCGGCATGCTGCCGGGCGGCAAGGCGCAACTCGACGAAGTGGTCGCGGGTCTGCAGCAGGTGAAGGGCATTCGCCAGTTACACATCAACGGTTACACCGACCGCCTTGGCAGCGACGCGTACAACCAGAAGCTCTCGTTGCAGCGTGCGCAAACTGTGCGGGAATATCTGCGCAACCGCGGCGTGACGTTGCCAATAACGGCGCAGGGGCACGGTAAGGCAAATCCGCTGGCGGAATGCTCGCAGACGAAGCGCGATGAACTGGTGCAATGCCTGGCGCCGAACCGGCGTGTCGAAATCGATTTCGTGCGCGATCAGGGCTAA
- a CDS encoding response regulator transcription factor, translating into MTTILIVDDHPALRLVIKTHLSQLLGITEIIETDNGQTAVELARQHTPDLAILDLDIPRINGLDVIPRLKLVHPSIRVLVLSGHDPSTFAPRAMRTGAQGFVGKSQDMKEILRGVEAVLAGYTVFPMSAGGAGVGASAASEEEKLKLLSDKELVILQMLAKGMSNKTIGDSLFISDKTVSTYKSRIQEKLGLSSLAALIEFAALQRLID; encoded by the coding sequence ATGACTACTATCTTGATCGTGGACGATCATCCCGCGTTGCGGCTGGTGATCAAGACTCATCTTTCACAACTGCTCGGCATCACTGAAATTATCGAAACCGATAATGGACAGACCGCAGTCGAGTTGGCCCGGCAGCACACGCCGGATCTCGCTATTCTCGACCTCGATATTCCGCGTATCAACGGGCTCGATGTCATTCCTCGTTTAAAGCTGGTGCATCCCTCGATTCGAGTGCTCGTTCTGTCAGGTCACGATCCGTCGACCTTCGCGCCGCGCGCGATGCGTACAGGCGCGCAGGGTTTCGTCGGCAAGTCGCAGGACATGAAGGAGATCTTGCGCGGCGTCGAGGCCGTGCTGGCGGGGTACACGGTTTTTCCTATGTCGGCAGGTGGCGCCGGCGTGGGGGCGTCCGCAGCCAGCGAAGAAGAGAAGCTCAAGTTGTTGTCCGATAAGGAGCTCGTCATCCTGCAAATGCTGGCCAAGGGTATGTCGAACAAGACTATTGGCGACTCGCTCTTCATTAGCGACAAAACGGTGAGTACGTACAAGAGCCGCATCCAGGAAAAGCTGGGGCTATCTTCGTTGGCGGCGCTGATTGAATTTGCGGCGTTGCAAAGACTGATCGACTGA
- a CDS encoding sensor histidine kinase, with translation MMSLFGSPVGAQGRARRFSPSARTASIRYATVLGSLFAFTLLCVVSVRANAAPLAEASSLAGNPRPVAALAARGPVGDAQAGGGAYVRGQGVDIHAVGAAPASENSSSQDGFAVAEHSSAPAWPALFAVLVALTGLAIVALGGWCRARAGLKLTSRKLQVIESDWQRRHTAAEAREQAARIAAGTQATAAAKQERDRILRTMRHFVGGPLSALAGLLAGLDTASLTPVQRALAGKIQSAVRTCVRALEDMLSPSPIEPHAIVLDEDSTDFRELIDGVVALFSPAAAQRGLRLSVSIDQSVAARVLTDSARLGQIVFHLLSKAVRATEHGQITIAVRAQPLNAGSQRIFISVRDVGAKAAPSAQPPLPGLFVTGEPMGDESHSDGDAGFALCRLLTQRMGGELTVEIQPGFGTCATFTAPFPIESLRPFVEPANGNALAISARLVGGAAGAQAESFDRSYLGALSNEGIDLHTFIAGWRRSMLDDLDRLRSLRDGRDRLDLAGLRATLHRLSGAVALVGASSLMDALRQVSAAPTEPETDAIDALLKRAEALMMQLDDQTIDPHRSKLS, from the coding sequence ATGATGAGCCTGTTTGGTTCTCCGGTGGGCGCGCAGGGTCGCGCTCGCCGCTTCTCTCCCTCAGCACGTACGGCATCGATCCGCTACGCGACCGTGTTGGGTAGTCTCTTCGCATTCACGCTATTGTGCGTCGTGTCGGTGCGCGCCAATGCGGCGCCGTTAGCGGAAGCAAGCTCGCTCGCCGGCAATCCGCGCCCGGTTGCCGCGCTGGCAGCGCGCGGCCCGGTGGGTGACGCCCAAGCGGGTGGCGGCGCTTATGTTCGTGGGCAAGGCGTCGATATCCATGCCGTTGGTGCCGCGCCGGCCAGTGAAAATAGTTCCTCGCAGGACGGGTTCGCTGTTGCCGAACACAGCTCCGCTCCGGCATGGCCTGCGCTGTTTGCGGTGCTAGTTGCCCTCACGGGTCTGGCGATTGTCGCGTTGGGCGGTTGGTGCCGGGCGCGCGCTGGGCTAAAGCTCACCTCCAGGAAACTACAGGTTATCGAAAGTGACTGGCAACGCCGGCATACCGCGGCCGAAGCACGGGAGCAGGCCGCGCGCATCGCTGCAGGCACGCAGGCGACCGCCGCTGCGAAGCAGGAGCGTGACCGTATCCTGAGAACCATGCGTCATTTTGTTGGCGGGCCATTGTCCGCGCTAGCCGGTCTGTTGGCCGGACTCGACACAGCTTCGCTGACGCCCGTTCAGAGAGCCTTGGCAGGCAAGATCCAATCAGCAGTGCGGACATGCGTTCGCGCGCTGGAGGACATGCTGTCGCCCTCCCCAATTGAACCGCATGCGATCGTGCTCGACGAAGATTCGACGGATTTCCGCGAATTGATTGATGGCGTCGTCGCGTTGTTTTCACCCGCCGCAGCACAACGGGGTCTACGTCTGAGCGTGAGCATCGACCAGTCGGTGGCCGCGCGCGTTCTCACCGACAGCGCGCGGCTGGGTCAGATAGTCTTCCATTTGCTGAGCAAGGCTGTGCGGGCGACCGAGCACGGACAGATCACGATCGCGGTGCGGGCACAACCGCTGAACGCTGGTTCGCAGCGCATTTTCATCAGCGTGAGGGATGTCGGTGCGAAGGCTGCACCTTCGGCGCAGCCGCCGCTTCCCGGGTTATTTGTCACCGGCGAACCGATGGGCGACGAGTCTCACAGCGACGGTGATGCTGGGTTCGCACTATGCCGGCTGCTTACGCAGCGCATGGGCGGCGAACTCACAGTCGAGATTCAGCCGGGGTTCGGCACATGCGCGACGTTTACTGCGCCGTTCCCTATCGAGTCCCTGCGGCCGTTCGTCGAACCTGCCAACGGCAATGCACTGGCGATCTCCGCGCGGTTGGTGGGGGGAGCGGCCGGCGCTCAAGCCGAATCATTTGACCGAAGCTATCTTGGCGCGCTATCAAACGAGGGCATCGATTTGCACACGTTTATAGCGGGCTGGCGGCGTTCGATGCTCGACGACCTGGATAGATTGCGTAGCTTGCGCGACGGGCGTGACCGGCTTGACCTCGCTGGTTTGCGCGCCACGCTGCACCGGCTCAGCGGCGCGGTGGCACTCGTCGGGGCATCGAGTTTGATGGACGCATTGCGGCAAGTCAGCGCCGCCCCGACGGAACCGGAAACAGACGCGATTGACGCGCTTTTGAAGCGCGCCGAGGCGTTGATGATGCAACTTGACGACCAGACGATCGACCCACATCGGAGCAAGCTGTCATGA
- a CDS encoding methyltransferase regulatory domain-containing protein, giving the protein MNAQTERIAKTYDDLPYISGCYPESAPEHLRAVAYLFGLDVPPLQKARVLELGCAAGGNIIPFATRYPRATVVGVDLSVVQIEAGRRAIETLGLSNIALRQGSIADLDASLGQFDYIICHGVYSWVPDDVREAILRVANECLSPEGIAYISYNTYPGWKAKEVVRDAMMLRGGGRASPEEGLAYARGMIDFLHDTAQPGSLLKKIMDDNIQMVRHGDASYLNHEYLEVCNSPCYFREFLARAERRGLSYLAEAEIGRMFAGNHGRHTAELLLKECAGEQVVLEQLMDFLNNRTFRQTLLVHDKRAEQIRYGFDLKRLVGLHLAGRYARQPDGDGRWQDVRSGRTIATGPDTQQVIDALNEAWPATVAVEELVRWVTSVSGQAGEEIESRVLDFVRSLVIRNAVQFRLEPVIAPPRPIAHPEAPSVLRRLAELRAGGEASLTLFTAWHECVVTLGPVEQKLLPLLDGSRNLDALAEIIGRGVANGELHFKRDGEVLTQPAEIAAAIEENVRRAVQWFADSAMLAARSETASAGKPASKQRVRKEH; this is encoded by the coding sequence ATGAATGCCCAGACTGAACGCATTGCCAAAACGTACGACGATTTACCCTATATATCGGGGTGCTACCCAGAGAGCGCCCCCGAGCACCTCCGGGCCGTTGCCTATCTGTTCGGGCTCGACGTTCCACCGTTGCAAAAGGCGCGTGTGCTGGAGCTCGGCTGCGCCGCCGGCGGCAACATCATTCCCTTTGCGACTCGCTATCCGCGGGCCACGGTGGTCGGGGTGGATCTCTCCGTTGTGCAGATCGAGGCTGGCCGGCGTGCGATCGAGACGCTTGGGCTGAGCAACATCGCGCTGAGGCAGGGGAGCATTGCGGATCTCGACGCAAGCCTTGGGCAATTCGACTACATCATTTGCCACGGAGTTTACAGTTGGGTCCCAGACGACGTCCGCGAAGCCATTCTGCGTGTTGCGAACGAATGTTTGAGCCCGGAAGGCATTGCCTACATCAGCTACAACACCTATCCCGGCTGGAAGGCGAAGGAAGTGGTGCGTGACGCCATGATGCTGCGCGGCGGCGGTCGTGCTTCGCCCGAAGAGGGACTGGCTTACGCGCGCGGCATGATTGATTTCCTGCATGACACGGCGCAGCCCGGCAGCCTGCTGAAAAAGATCATGGATGACAACATCCAGATGGTCCGTCATGGCGATGCCAGCTACCTCAATCATGAGTATCTTGAGGTATGCAACAGTCCCTGCTACTTCCGCGAGTTTCTTGCGAGGGCGGAACGCCGTGGTCTGAGCTACCTGGCCGAGGCGGAGATCGGGAGGATGTTTGCCGGCAACCACGGACGGCATACTGCGGAATTGTTGCTGAAGGAGTGTGCCGGCGAACAGGTGGTACTTGAGCAATTGATGGATTTCCTCAATAACCGGACCTTCCGCCAGACTTTGCTGGTTCATGATAAACGCGCTGAACAGATACGCTATGGATTCGACCTAAAGCGGCTCGTCGGCCTCCACCTCGCCGGCCGCTACGCGCGCCAGCCGGATGGCGACGGTCGTTGGCAGGACGTTCGTAGCGGTCGGACTATCGCTACCGGGCCGGACACTCAGCAGGTGATCGATGCGCTCAACGAGGCATGGCCTGCAACGGTCGCTGTCGAGGAACTGGTGCGGTGGGTGACAAGCGTTTCCGGGCAAGCGGGTGAGGAGATCGAATCCAGGGTGCTGGATTTTGTTCGGAGCCTGGTTATCCGTAACGCCGTGCAGTTTCGGCTAGAGCCTGTAATCGCGCCGCCTCGTCCGATCGCGCACCCGGAGGCGCCGTCAGTGTTGCGTCGGCTTGCTGAGCTGCGCGCCGGCGGCGAGGCGTCACTGACGCTGTTTACTGCGTGGCACGAATGTGTGGTGACACTTGGGCCGGTCGAGCAAAAGCTCTTGCCCCTGCTGGACGGTAGCCGCAATCTTGACGCGCTGGCGGAGATCATCGGCCGTGGCGTGGCAAACGGCGAGCTGCATTTCAAGCGCGATGGAGAGGTATTGACGCAGCCTGCGGAGATCGCCGCAGCGATCGAAGAAAACGTCCGGCGCGCTGTGCAATGGTTTGCCGATAGCGCGATGCTTGCGGCACGCAGCGAAACTGCGTCTGCCGGCAAGCCGGCTTCGAAACAGCGTGTCCGAAAGGAACACTAA
- a CDS encoding prolyl hydroxylase family protein has translation MLDINAAVEEWLTDHASRGCNRQSMFDAMLKVGFEPERAAGVIDATFKGIQSKDPLPMGIEALRQGEYLYDACPVAADNVIRTFDRDVTVSMRCERPQIIAFDNVLSAEECAEVIERSRPRLKRSVTGVGVYNSIRTSDTAGFLPGEDAFIQRLEQRFASLMNWPVENGEPLQVQRYKVTGEYKPHHDYYSPQQPGAIVRGKDGGQRVATLIVYLNDVPQGGATQFPLLGLSITAKQGGALYFRYMNGQRQLDALTLHAGAPVLAGEKWIVTKWVTERPLESRARR, from the coding sequence ATGCTGGACATCAACGCTGCCGTCGAGGAATGGCTCACCGACCACGCAAGCCGCGGTTGTAATCGCCAGTCCATGTTTGATGCCATGCTCAAGGTCGGCTTTGAACCGGAGAGGGCGGCTGGCGTTATTGACGCAACTTTCAAAGGAATTCAGTCAAAAGATCCGCTGCCGATGGGTATAGAAGCCCTCCGGCAGGGCGAGTATCTTTATGACGCGTGCCCTGTCGCTGCGGACAACGTCATTCGCACCTTCGACCGTGACGTCACCGTGTCGATGCGCTGCGAACGTCCGCAAATCATCGCATTTGACAACGTTCTTTCCGCAGAGGAGTGCGCCGAGGTGATTGAGCGCTCGCGACCTCGCCTAAAACGTTCGGTCACTGGCGTTGGTGTCTACAACAGCATTCGCACTAGCGATACGGCTGGGTTCCTTCCCGGTGAAGATGCATTCATCCAGCGCCTGGAGCAGCGTTTCGCCAGCCTGATGAATTGGCCCGTGGAGAATGGTGAGCCCTTGCAAGTCCAGCGCTACAAGGTCACGGGCGAATATAAGCCGCATCACGACTACTACTCGCCACAACAACCGGGTGCGATAGTTCGCGGTAAAGATGGCGGCCAACGGGTTGCGACGCTGATCGTCTACCTAAACGATGTGCCCCAAGGAGGCGCCACTCAATTTCCTCTACTGGGACTATCGATTACCGCAAAGCAAGGTGGAGCGTTGTATTTCCGCTATATGAACGGGCAGCGGCAACTGGATGCATTGACCTTGCATGCGGGGGCGCCAGTACTCGCAGGAGAGAAGTGGATCGTAACAAAGTGGGTCACTGAGCGACCGCTGGAAAGTCGCGCGAGGCGCTAA
- the acnA gene encoding aconitate hydratase AcnA encodes MAHNLHKTLKEFDSGSGKGKFYSLPQLGKALNIKIDRLPVSIRIVLESVLRNYDGKKIAEEHIEQLANWKPTAARVDEIPFVVSRVVLQDFTGVPLLADIAAMRGVAKHMGKDPKSIEPLVPVDLVVDHSVQIDHFREKNALDLNMKLEFQRNNERYQFMKWGMQAFDTFKVVPPGVGIVHQVNLEYLARGVHKKAEGADTVYYPDSLVGTDSHTTMINGIGVVGWGVGGIEAEAGMLGQPVYFLTPDVVGVELKGKLREGLTATDLVLTVTELLRKEKVVGKFVEFFGEGTKSLSLPDRATIGNMAPEYGATMGFFPVDEKTIDYFKGTGRTDAEISAFENYFKAQGLFGIPKAGQIDYTKVVTLDLGTVTPSLAGPKRPQDRIEIGQVKSTFSDLFSKPVAENGFAKKEADLDAQYTTSNGVDVKNGDILIAAITSCTNTSNPSVLLAAGLLAKKAVEAGLTVAPHIKTSLAPGSRIVTEYLTKTDLMKYLDKLGFTLAAYGCTTCIGNAGDLTPELNEAITKNDIVAAAVLSGNRNFEARIHPNIRANFLASPPLVVAYAIAGNITRDLMTEPVGKGKGGKDIYLGDIWPTSEEVNDLLKFALDADAFRKNYASLTKKGDLWSKIEGEEGQVYDWPKSTYIAEPPFFGKDFSMTPADSIAPVKNARALGIFGDSVTTDHISPAGSIKEDSPAGKWLKANGVQKADFNSYGSRRGNHDVMMRGTFANVRIKNLMIPAKADGTRVEGGLTIHQPSGEQESIYDAAMKYIDAGTPTVVFAGEEYGTGSSRDWAAKGTQLLGVKAVVARSFERIHRSNLVGMGVLPLQFKGSDSVQSLGITGEETYDIEGLGSDFKPQQEVTLVIRGKDGKEKRVAVLLRIDTPIEVDYYKHGGILPFVLRSLLAA; translated from the coding sequence ATGGCCCACAACCTCCACAAAACGCTCAAGGAATTCGACAGCGGTTCCGGCAAAGGCAAGTTCTACTCCCTGCCGCAACTCGGCAAGGCACTGAACATCAAGATCGACCGCCTGCCGGTTTCGATCCGTATCGTGCTGGAATCGGTGCTGCGTAACTACGACGGCAAGAAGATCGCCGAAGAACACATCGAGCAGCTCGCGAACTGGAAGCCGACCGCTGCGCGCGTCGACGAAATCCCGTTCGTCGTGTCGCGCGTCGTGCTGCAAGACTTTACCGGCGTGCCGCTGCTCGCCGACATCGCTGCAATGCGCGGTGTCGCGAAACACATGGGCAAGGATCCGAAGTCGATCGAACCGCTGGTCCCGGTCGATCTGGTGGTCGACCACTCGGTGCAGATCGATCACTTCCGCGAAAAGAACGCGCTCGACCTGAACATGAAACTGGAATTCCAGCGCAACAACGAGCGCTACCAGTTCATGAAGTGGGGCATGCAGGCATTCGACACGTTCAAGGTCGTGCCGCCGGGCGTCGGTATCGTTCACCAGGTGAACCTGGAATACCTCGCACGCGGTGTGCACAAGAAGGCTGAAGGCGCGGACACCGTGTACTACCCGGATTCGCTGGTCGGCACCGACAGCCACACCACCATGATCAACGGTATCGGCGTGGTGGGCTGGGGCGTGGGCGGTATCGAAGCTGAAGCCGGCATGCTCGGCCAGCCGGTGTACTTCCTGACGCCGGACGTGGTTGGCGTCGAACTGAAGGGCAAACTGCGCGAAGGCCTGACGGCGACCGACCTGGTCCTGACCGTGACCGAACTGCTGCGTAAGGAAAAGGTTGTCGGCAAGTTCGTCGAGTTCTTCGGCGAAGGCACGAAGTCGCTGTCGCTGCCGGACCGCGCGACGATCGGCAACATGGCGCCGGAATACGGCGCAACCATGGGCTTCTTCCCGGTCGACGAAAAAACCATCGACTACTTCAAGGGCACGGGCCGCACCGACGCAGAAATCTCCGCCTTCGAAAACTACTTCAAGGCGCAGGGTCTGTTCGGCATTCCGAAGGCTGGCCAGATCGACTACACCAAGGTCGTCACGCTGGACCTCGGCACGGTGACGCCGTCGCTGGCAGGTCCGAAGCGCCCGCAAGACCGTATCGAAATCGGTCAGGTGAAGTCGACCTTCAGCGACCTGTTCTCGAAGCCGGTGGCAGAAAACGGCTTTGCGAAGAAGGAAGCCGATCTGGACGCGCAATACACGACGAGCAACGGCGTCGATGTGAAGAACGGCGACATCCTGATCGCCGCGATCACGTCGTGCACGAACACGTCGAACCCGAGCGTGCTGCTGGCTGCTGGTTTGCTGGCGAAGAAGGCTGTCGAAGCCGGCCTGACGGTCGCTCCGCACATCAAGACCTCGCTGGCGCCGGGATCGCGCATCGTCACGGAATACCTGACGAAGACCGACTTGATGAAGTACCTCGACAAGCTCGGTTTCACGCTGGCCGCTTACGGTTGCACGACTTGTATCGGTAACGCGGGCGATCTGACGCCGGAACTGAACGAAGCGATCACGAAGAACGACATCGTTGCGGCAGCTGTGCTGTCGGGCAACCGTAACTTCGAAGCGCGTATTCACCCGAACATCCGCGCGAACTTCCTGGCGTCGCCGCCGCTGGTTGTGGCTTACGCGATCGCCGGCAACATCACGCGCGACCTGATGACCGAACCGGTCGGCAAGGGCAAGGGCGGCAAGGACATCTACCTGGGCGACATTTGGCCGACCAGCGAAGAAGTCAACGACCTGCTCAAGTTTGCGCTGGACGCAGATGCGTTCCGCAAGAACTACGCGTCGCTGACCAAGAAGGGCGACCTGTGGAGCAAGATCGAAGGCGAAGAAGGTCAAGTCTACGACTGGCCGAAGTCGACCTACATCGCTGAGCCGCCGTTCTTCGGCAAGGACTTCTCGATGACGCCGGCCGACAGCATCGCTCCGGTCAAGAACGCACGCGCACTGGGCATTTTCGGTGACTCGGTCACGACCGACCACATCAGCCCGGCTGGCTCGATCAAGGAAGACTCGCCGGCAGGCAAGTGGCTGAAGGCAAACGGCGTGCAAAAGGCCGACTTCAACAGCTACGGCTCGCGCCGCGGCAACCACGACGTGATGATGCGCGGCACGTTCGCGAACGTCCGGATCAAGAACCTGATGATCCCGGCGAAGGCAGACGGCACGCGTGTGGAAGGCGGCCTGACGATTCACCAGCCGAGCGGCGAACAAGAGTCGATCTATGACGCAGCGATGAAGTACATCGACGCGGGCACGCCGACGGTTGTGTTCGCGGGTGAAGAGTACGGCACGGGCTCGTCGCGTGACTGGGCTGCGAAGGGCACGCAACTGCTGGGCGTGAAGGCTGTGGTTGCTCGCAGCTTCGAGCGGATTCACCGTTCGAACCTGGTGGGTATGGGCGTGCTGCCGCTGCAGTTCAAGGGCTCGGATAGCGTGCAATCGCTCGGTATCACCGGCGAGGAAACGTACGACATCGAAGGCCTGGGTTCGGACTTCAAGCCGCAACAGGAAGTGACGCTGGTGATTCGCGGCAAGGACGGCAAGGAGAAGCGTGTTGCCGTGCTGCTGCGTATCGATACGCCGATCGAAGTGGACTACTACAAGCACGGCGGGATTCTGCCGTTCGTGCTGCGTTCGCTGCTGGCTGCTTAA
- a CDS encoding bifunctional 2-methylcitrate dehydratase/aconitate hydratase gives MSAPISNVRPDPDPVLVDIVDYALDYQIDSTVALDTARNCLIDTLGCGLEALTYPACTKLLGPIVPGTIVPNGAKVPGTSFQLDPVQAAFNIGAMIRWLDFNDTWLAAEWGHPSDNLGGILATADWLSRSAIAAGKQPLTMKDVLIGMIKAHEIQGCIALENSFNKVGLDHVLLVKLASTAVVGQLIGLTRDELINAVSQAFVDGHALRTYRHAPNTGSRKSWAAGDATSRAVRLALISKTGEMGYPSVLTAKTWGFYDVLFNGNAFWFQRPYGSYVMENVLFKISFPAEFHAQTAVEAAMTLHAQLAAAGKRVEDIKKITIRTHEAAIRIIDKKGPLNNPADRDHCIQYMIAVPLIHGRLTAADYEDSIAQDARIDVLRARMECVEDAQFTKDYHDPEKRSIANALTIEFNDGSTFDEVVVEYPIGHKRRREDGIPLLVEKFKTNLARRFPVKQQLAILDVSLDQARLEAMPVNEYVDLYVI, from the coding sequence ATGTCCGCTCCGATTTCCAACGTGCGACCCGACCCGGACCCAGTCCTGGTCGATATCGTCGACTACGCGCTGGACTATCAGATCGACAGCACGGTCGCGCTGGACACTGCGCGTAACTGCCTGATCGATACGCTCGGTTGCGGACTCGAGGCGCTCACCTACCCGGCCTGCACCAAGCTGTTGGGACCGATCGTGCCCGGCACGATCGTCCCCAACGGCGCGAAGGTGCCGGGCACGTCGTTCCAGCTGGACCCGGTTCAGGCCGCCTTCAACATCGGCGCGATGATCCGCTGGCTGGACTTCAACGACACATGGCTGGCTGCCGAATGGGGCCACCCGTCGGATAACCTCGGCGGAATTCTGGCGACGGCCGACTGGCTCTCGCGCAGTGCCATCGCAGCGGGCAAACAGCCGCTGACGATGAAAGACGTGTTGATCGGCATGATCAAGGCGCACGAAATTCAAGGCTGTATCGCGCTCGAGAACTCGTTCAACAAGGTCGGACTCGATCATGTGCTGCTGGTAAAGCTGGCGTCGACCGCGGTGGTCGGCCAGTTGATCGGCTTGACGCGCGACGAACTGATTAACGCGGTATCGCAGGCGTTTGTCGATGGGCACGCGTTGCGCACGTACCGCCACGCGCCGAATACCGGCTCGCGCAAGTCATGGGCCGCTGGCGATGCAACGTCGCGCGCCGTGCGGCTCGCGCTGATTTCGAAGACCGGCGAGATGGGCTATCCGTCGGTGCTGACCGCGAAGACGTGGGGCTTCTACGACGTGCTATTCAACGGCAACGCGTTCTGGTTCCAGCGTCCATACGGCTCGTACGTGATGGAAAACGTGCTGTTCAAGATCTCGTTTCCGGCTGAATTCCATGCGCAGACGGCGGTGGAAGCGGCGATGACTTTGCACGCGCAACTCGCCGCAGCAGGCAAACGCGTGGAAGACATCAAGAAGATCACGATCCGCACGCACGAAGCCGCGATCCGCATCATCGACAAGAAAGGCCCCCTGAACAACCCGGCCGACCGCGATCATTGCATTCAGTACATGATCGCCGTGCCGTTGATCCATGGCCGTCTGACGGCCGCGGATTATGAAGATTCGATCGCGCAGGATGCGCGTATCGATGTGCTGCGCGCCAGGATGGAATGTGTCGAAGACGCGCAGTTCACGAAGGATTACCACGATCCTGAGAAGCGTTCGATCGCCAATGCACTGACGATCGAATTCAACGACGGGTCGACGTTCGACGAAGTTGTAGTCGAATACCCGATCGGTCATAAGCGTCGTCGCGAAGACGGGATTCCGTTGCTGGTCGAGAAGTTCAAGACCAACCTCGCGCGCCGCTTTCCGGTCAAGCAACAACTGGCGATTCTCGACGTGTCGCTGGATCAGGCACGGCTCGAAGCCATGCCGGTCAATGAATACGTCGATCTGTACGTCATCTAG